From the Nostoc sp. PCC 7107 genome, the window ACTCTCGCTGTTGCTGACAAGTCAGCCCAGTAATCCGCCGAGGTAATATTTTGCCCCGTTCGGTAATAAACTTCCGCAATAAATCAACATCTTTGTAATCGATTGGTTCTCCTGGCTTAATGGGAGACAAACGACGGCGATAGTAACTCATCTTTACTTGATTTCCTTGTGAACGGTATGTTTGTTGCAGTGGGTACAGAACTTGCTCAGTTCTAAACGGTTAGTCGTATTACGACGGTTCTTCATGGTGGTATACCGGGACACACCAGGAGAACGCTTGTCTGGATTACTACGACATTCGGTACATTCTAGTGTCACGATAATGCGAGCACCTTTACTCTTAGCCATAATCTTACAAACAGTAAAGCCTGAAGAGAAATTTACACAAATGACTATCTTCGCACATTTCGTTGCAAAGTATCAACTAAACGCTTAATTTTTAAATCAAGCGAGTACCCCCGCCGCGACGAAACTATGAACGTTCTAGCGTAACGGTCATGTAAAGCTTGCCGCAACTGGGTATCAGAGAAAGCTGCACCACAGTCTATTGCCAGAGGAAGCAATAGGAGTATAGCAGTGGGATTAGCTCGAATGTTGCCGAGGGCGATCGAGACCA encodes:
- the rpmG gene encoding 50S ribosomal protein L33, which encodes MAKSKGARIIVTLECTECRSNPDKRSPGVSRYTTMKNRRNTTNRLELSKFCTHCNKHTVHKEIK
- the rpsR gene encoding 30S ribosomal protein S18, with amino-acid sequence MSYYRRRLSPIKPGEPIDYKDVDLLRKFITERGKILPRRITGLTCQQQRELTLAIKRSRIVALLPFINAEG